One Ostrea edulis chromosome 2, xbOstEdul1.1, whole genome shotgun sequence genomic region harbors:
- the LOC130051451 gene encoding short transient receptor potential channel 7-like, which yields MVSIVNRLSELEEIFIEAAEFGDFPTIKSLLKEQGKGQQVFSVDYTDIVGRTPLQLAVANEHLEVVELLLGHSNISNIHEALLHAISKGHEHIAESILKHPKYIEIKPKNKRIGETDHFFNQTKEDSPFSSDITPIILAAERNQIEIVQLLLLRGEKIKKPHHYYCNCQECSNKLEFDELRLAKTRLNAYKGLASCTYISLTSEDPVLTAFELAKELRYVSTIEKSFKTEYLALADQLSDYVVKLLDKVRGHDELEKLINKKRRDPHDESYDLLARLHLAIQCNEKKFVAHSSCQQKLVSIWYDDFRIIERSHWLIRIFIVLGIALTFPFMSLLYWVAPTAKFTKWMEIPCIRFIGHTLSFLMFLTLILISTLAEGISETNKLSFFLPTHEKYLWYKNQSNQPLPEDFAIRIYSPDVITILLSLWIFGMLLQETKQVYSDGFTSYFDSLYNYMDVAVLTLYITSFTLKYLSIMKTRMALTYFENTTSWQWLLYGQQDAGKQLYWIIADRLYWDSLDPHNVADGLFAMANVISFCRVTHVLHAYELFGPMQISLTRMIGDILKFAVIFLVVFIAFLVGLHNLYWYYPKETRRYIEFVPNNITTSAEKAFGFPTTFHTVFWSLFSLGEPTVVELGSFNHYFTQNVGYWIFGAYNISTVIVLLNMLIAMMSRSFEKIQEEADTEWKFARSKIYMEFIKNNNELPVPFNIFPTPRSVCKMFESCCCKREQNETTQEIENNMTDAGKFNTPQKKTLVQRLTNGFMRNDSKGSDHDEKLTYTKVMKRIVKRFVFDMERDVENRDAELDELKQDISSFRYEILNQMQQKKKHLKFVEFKVQKLETKLDFLLQQQRKVLQKINPDVLEDLPEEPEETRTPSRRSRIFDSSYWSIDSASSADEQFAGSEGIENESDGTKEDISRNLEK from the exons GTGGTTGAGCTGCTTTTAGGACATTCAAATATATCCAACATCCACGAAGCTCTACTCCACGCAATCAGTAAAGGCCATGAACACATTGCGGAATCTATCCTCAAGCATCCGAAATACATAGAGATAAAGCCAAAGAACAAAAGAATTGGAGAGACAGACCACTTCTTCAACCAAACTAAGGAGGACTCGCCATTCTCTTCTGACATAACGCCGATCATACTGGCAGCAGAGAGAAACCAGATCGAAATTGTGCAGCTTCTTCTGCTGCGTGGGGAGAAGATTAAAAAGCCTCACCATTATTACTGTAACTGTCAAGAATGCAGCAACAAACTAGAATTTGATGAGCTCCGCTTGGCAAAAACTCGCTTAAACGCTTACAAAGGATTGGCCAGTTGTACTTACATATCGTTGACAAGCGAAGATCCCGTGTTAACGGCTTTCGAATTGGCTAAAGAACTGCGATATGTTTCAACTATTGAGAAAAGTTTTAAG ACAGAGTATTTGGCACTTGCAGACCAGTTAAGTGACTACGTCGTGAAACTACTTGATAAGGTCAGAGGTCATGATGAACTAGAAAAACTTATAAATAAAAAGCGTCGGGATCCACACGACGAGTCTTACGATCTTCTTGCACGACTTCACCTGGCCATCCAGTGTAACGAGAAGAAA TTTGTAGCTCACTCGAGTTGTCAGCAGAAACTTGTTAGTATTTGGTACGACGACTTCCGGATTATCGAACGGTCCCACTGGTTGATACGGATATTCATTGTGTTGGGAATAGCCTTAACGTTTCCATTTATGTCACTGCTGTACTGGGTCGCTCCTACCGCAAAG TTTACAAAATGGATGGAGATTCCGTGTATCCGGTTCATCGGCCATACACTATCCTTCCTAATGTTCCTGACGCTTATTTTGATTTCCACGTTAGCGGAGGGAATATCGGAGACAAACAAGCTCTCGTTTTTTCTCCCTACACACGAAAAGTATCTGTGGTACAAAAACCAAAGCAATCAACCTTTGCCAGAGGATTTTGCAATTCGCATCTACAGTCCGGATGTCATCACAATACTGTTATCTCTATGGATTTTTG GGATGTTATTGCAAGAAACAAAACAGGTTTATAGTGATGGATTTACAAGCTATTTTGATTCCTTGTACAACTATATGGACGTCGCTGTTTTAACGTTGTATATTACTTCTTTCACCCTGAAATATCTCAGCATCATGAAA acTAGAATGGCTCTTACCTACTTCGAGAATACCACATCTTGGCAATGGCTACTTTATGGCCAACAGGACGCTGGCAAGCAATTATACTGGATAATTGCAG ACCGGCTTTACTGGGACTCCCTTGATCCACATAATGTAGCAGATGGCCTGTTTGCAATGGCGAACGTCATCAGCTTTTGCCGCGTGACACACGTATTACACGCTTATGAACTCTTTGGACCTATGCAGATATCCTTAACAAGAATGATTGGG GACATTCTCAAGTTTGCAGTTATATTCTTGGTTGTCTTCATCGCATTTCTGGTTGGTTTACACAATCTATACTGGTATTACCCCAAAGAAACTAGAAGATACATTGAATTTGTCCCAAACAACATTACAACGTCGGCAGAAAAGGCATTTGGCTT TCCCACGACATTTCACACTGTTTTCTGGTCGCTGTTTTCATTGGGTGAACCAACAGTAGTTGAACTTGGTTCGTTCAATCATTACTTCACGCAGAATGTCGGTTACTGGATCTTTGGAGCCTACAACATATCCACTGTTATTGTTCTGCTAAACATGCTGATCGCAATGATGTCGAGATCGTTTGAAAAAatacag GAAGAAGCTGATACTGAGTGGAAGTTTGCAAGAAGTAAAATTTACATGGAGTTCATCAAAAACAACAACGAGCTGCCCGTTCCTTTTAACATCTTTCCAACTCCACGATCTGTCTGTAAAATGTTTGAATCTTGTTGCTGTAAGAgggaacaaaatgaaacaacacaGGAGATAGAGAATAACATGACGGATGCAGGG AAGTTTAATACACCACAAAAGAAGACTCTCGTACAGAGACTGACTAACGGCTTCATGAGAAACGATTCAAAAGGAAGTGATCACGATGAAAAACTTACCTACACG AAAGTAATGAAGAGAATTGTGAAACGCTTTGTGTTCGACATGGAAAGAGATGTAGAGAATAGAGATG cGGAGCTTGATGAACTGAAGCAAGACATATCTAGCTTCAGATACGAGATTTTGAACCAAATGCAGCAAAAGAAAAAGCATCTCAAATTCGTGGAATTCAAAGTGCAAAAATTAGAAACAAAACTAGATTTCCTTCTTCAGCAACAGAGAAAAGTTCTGCAGAAAATCAATCCTGATGTATTAGAGGATCTTCCCGAGGAACCAGAGGAGACGAGAACCCCAAGCAGACGTTCAAGGATATTCGATAGCTCTTATTGGTCAATTGATAGCGCTTCGTCTGCAGATGAACAGTTTGCAGGAAGTGAAGGCATAGAAAATGAGAGTGATGGCACAAAAGAAGATATCTCAAGGAACCTGGAAAAATAA